In Microtus pennsylvanicus isolate mMicPen1 chromosome 12, mMicPen1.hap1, whole genome shotgun sequence, the following proteins share a genomic window:
- the Castor1 gene encoding cytosolic arginine sensor for mTORC1 subunit 1 isoform X2: MVDEEGFKELPPSEFLQVAEATWLVMNVSSHSGAVMQAAGVTKIARSVIAPLAEHHVSVLMLSTYQTDFILVREQDLSVVIHTLAQEFQIYREVGGEPVPVAKDDSSNGFPRAQHGPSPTVHPIQSPQNRFCVLTLDPETLPAIATTLIDVLFYSHSVPREAASSGPESSSIPFFAFSLIEGYISIVMDAETQKKFPSDLLLTSSSGELWRMVRIGGQPLGFDECGIVAQIAGPLAAADISAYYISTFNFDHALVPEDGIGSVIGVLQRRQEGLTSKDP; encoded by the exons ATGGTGGATGAGGAGGGCTTTAAAG AGCTACCCCCATCCGAGTTCCTGCAAGTGGCCGAGGCCACATGGCTGGTGATGAACGTATCCTCTCACAGTGGGGCGGTGATGCAGGCTGCTGGCGTTACCAAGATTGCACGGTCTGTCATTGCCCCGCTGGCCGAGCACCACGTGTCTGTGTTGATGCTGTCCACATACCAGACAGACTTCATCCTG GTTCGGGAGCAGGACCTGTCTGTAGTGATACACACACTGGCCCAGGAGTTCCAAATCTACCGGGAAGTAGGTGGGGAGCCTGTTCCGGTTGCGAAGGATGATTCGAGCAACGGCTTTCCCCGAGCCCAGCACG GGCCCAGCCCCACGGTGCATCCCATTCAGAGCCCGCAGAACCGATTTTGTGTCCTCACACTGGACCCTGAGACATTGCCGGCTATTGCCACCACCCTCATCGATGTCCTCTTCTACTCACACAG TGTCCCCAGGGAGGCAGCCTCCAGTGGTCCTGAGTCAAGCTCCATCCCGTTCTTCGCGTTCTCCCTCATTGAGGGTTACATCTCCATTGTTATGGATGCCGAGACCCAGAAAAA GTTCCCCAGTGACCTCCTGCTGACCAGTTCCTCTGGAGAACTGTGGAGGATGGTGCGCATCGGGGGACAGCCCCTGGGTTTTG ATGAATGTGGGATTGTGGCCCAGATCGCGGGTCCCCTGGCAGCTGCCGACATCTCTGCTTATTACATCAGCACCTTCAACTTTGACCACGCCCTG GTTCCTGAAGATGGGATCGGCAGTGTCATTGGTGTGCTCCAGCGAAGGCAAGAAGGGCTGACTTCCAAAGATCCGTAG
- the Castor1 gene encoding cytosolic arginine sensor for mTORC1 subunit 1 isoform X1 yields the protein MELHILEHRVRVLSLARPGLWLYTHPLIKLLFLPHRSRCKFFSLTETPEDYTLMVDEEGFKELPPSEFLQVAEATWLVMNVSSHSGAVMQAAGVTKIARSVIAPLAEHHVSVLMLSTYQTDFILVREQDLSVVIHTLAQEFQIYREVGGEPVPVAKDDSSNGFPRAQHGPSPTVHPIQSPQNRFCVLTLDPETLPAIATTLIDVLFYSHSVPREAASSGPESSSIPFFAFSLIEGYISIVMDAETQKKFPSDLLLTSSSGELWRMVRIGGQPLGFDECGIVAQIAGPLAAADISAYYISTFNFDHALVPEDGIGSVIGVLQRRQEGLTSKDP from the exons ATGGAACTCCACATCTTAGAGCACCGGGTGCGTGTACTGAGCCTCGCCCGCCCGGGCCTCTGGCTCTACACTCACCCTCTCATCAAGCTGCTCTTCCTGCCCCATCGCAGCCG GTGCAAGTTCTTCAGCCTGACGGAGACCCCGGAAGATTACACACTCATGGTGGATGAGGAGGGCTTTAAAG AGCTACCCCCATCCGAGTTCCTGCAAGTGGCCGAGGCCACATGGCTGGTGATGAACGTATCCTCTCACAGTGGGGCGGTGATGCAGGCTGCTGGCGTTACCAAGATTGCACGGTCTGTCATTGCCCCGCTGGCCGAGCACCACGTGTCTGTGTTGATGCTGTCCACATACCAGACAGACTTCATCCTG GTTCGGGAGCAGGACCTGTCTGTAGTGATACACACACTGGCCCAGGAGTTCCAAATCTACCGGGAAGTAGGTGGGGAGCCTGTTCCGGTTGCGAAGGATGATTCGAGCAACGGCTTTCCCCGAGCCCAGCACG GGCCCAGCCCCACGGTGCATCCCATTCAGAGCCCGCAGAACCGATTTTGTGTCCTCACACTGGACCCTGAGACATTGCCGGCTATTGCCACCACCCTCATCGATGTCCTCTTCTACTCACACAG TGTCCCCAGGGAGGCAGCCTCCAGTGGTCCTGAGTCAAGCTCCATCCCGTTCTTCGCGTTCTCCCTCATTGAGGGTTACATCTCCATTGTTATGGATGCCGAGACCCAGAAAAA GTTCCCCAGTGACCTCCTGCTGACCAGTTCCTCTGGAGAACTGTGGAGGATGGTGCGCATCGGGGGACAGCCCCTGGGTTTTG ATGAATGTGGGATTGTGGCCCAGATCGCGGGTCCCCTGGCAGCTGCCGACATCTCTGCTTATTACATCAGCACCTTCAACTTTGACCACGCCCTG GTTCCTGAAGATGGGATCGGCAGTGTCATTGGTGTGCTCCAGCGAAGGCAAGAAGGGCTGACTTCCAAAGATCCGTAG
- the Tbc1d10a gene encoding TBC1 domain family member 10A isoform X2, giving the protein MLNNWDKWMAKKHKKIRLRCQKGIPPSLRGRAWQYLSGGKVKLQQNPGKFDELDMSPGDPKWLDVIERDLHRQFPFHEMFVSRGGHGQQDLFRVLKAYTLYRPEEGYCQAQAPIAAVLLMHMPAEQAFWCLVQVCEKYLPGYYSEKLEAIQLDGEILFSLLQKVSPVAHKHLSRQKIDPLLYMTEWFMCAFARTLPWSSVLRVWDMFFCEGVKIIFRVGLVLLKHALGSPEKLKACQGQYETIEQLRSLSPKIMQEAFLVQEVIELPVTERQIEREHLIQLRRWQETRGELECRSPPRMHGAKAILDAEPGPRPALQPSPSIRLPPDATLQNTSKAKPPKQIQKEQRRTKASGQLDKSPGPNQATVVTASGDACPPQDVPPKDPVPQDSAPQDLAFHHSQESLTSQESEDTYL; this is encoded by the exons ATTCGTCTTCGGTGCCAGAAGGGCATCCCACCTTCTCTGCGGGGACGGGCTTGGCAGTACCTGTCAGGAGGCAAGGTGAAACTTCAGCAGAACCCTGGAAAATTTGAT GAGCTGGACATGTCTCCTGGGGACCCCAAGTGGCTAGATGTGATTGAACGTGACCTGCACCGGCAGTTCCCTTTCCATGAGATGTTTGTGTCCCGAGGAGGCCATGG CCAGCAGGACCTGTTCCGTGTGCTGAAGGCCTACACGCTGTACCGTCCTGAGGAGGGCTACTGCCAGGCCCAGGCACCCATTGCCGCTGTGCTGCTCATGCACATGCCTGCTGAG CAAGCCTTCTGGTGTCTGGTACAAGTCTGTGAGAAGTACCTGCCTGGCTACTACAGTGAGAAACTG GAGGCAATCCAGCTGGATGGTGAGATCCTCTTCTCACTGCTACAAAAGGTGTCCCccgtggctcacaagcaccttaGCAGGCAGAAGATTGACCCCCTGCTGTACATGACAGAATGGTTTATGTGTGCCTTTGCCCGCACCCTGCCCTGGAGCTCCGTGCTGCGAGTCTGGGACATGTTCTTTTGTGAAG GCGTCAAGATTATCTTCCGTGTGGGGCTGGTACTGCTGAAGCATGCACTAGGCTCTCCTGAGAAGCTCAAAGCCTGCCAGGGCCAGTATGAAACCATCGAGCAGCTGCGGAGCCTCAGCCCCAAGATCATGCAGGAAGCCTTCTTGGTCCAGGAG GTAATAGAGTTGCCAGTGACAGAGCGCCAGATTGAGCGAGAACATCTCATCCAGCTGCGGCGCTGGCAAGAGACCCGTGGTGAGCTGGAGTGTCGCTCTCCACCCAGGATGCATGGTGCCAAAGCCATCCTGGATGCAGAGCCTGGTCCCCGACCTGCCCTGCAACCTTCACCATCCATCCGCCTACCCCCAGATGCAACCCTCCAAAACACTTCCAAAGCAAAGCCGCCCAAGCAGATCCAGAAGGAGCAGAGGAGGACAAAGGCCAGTGGACAGCTGGACAAGTCCCCAGGCCCCAATCAAGCCACAGTGGTGACTGCTTCAGGAGATGCATGTCCTCCTCAGGATGTGCCTCCAAAGGACCCAGTCCCCCAGGACTCTGCTCCCCAGGACTTAGCCTTCCACCATTCCCAGGAGAGCCTGACCTCCCAGGAGAGTGAGGACACCTACTTGTAA